The Nodosilinea sp. FACHB-141 sequence GCCCCTACTACTGAGGAGATTGCCCCTTCACCAAGCTTAGGGCGACGGCCTCTGCCACCCGAATGCCGTCAATGCCAGCGGACAGAATGCCCCCAGCATAGCCGGCTCCTTCGCCTGCGGGGTATAGCCCAGCGGTATTGAGGCTTTGAAACTGCTCATTGCGCTTGATGCGAATGGGCGATGAGGTGCGGGTTTCGATGCCAGTGAGCACAGCGTCATCCATGGCGAACCCGTGGATTTTGTGGTCGAAGGCCGGGATGGCCTCACGAATAGCGGCGATCGCATAGTCCGGCAAACTGCTGCTCAGATCCCCCAACTTCACCCCCGGCTTGTAGGACGGCTGCACCTCGCCAAAGGCGGTCGAGGGCCGGCTGGCCAAAAAATCCCCCACCAGCTGGCCGGGAGCTTCGTAGGTGCCGCCACCCAGCTCAAAGGCAAATTCCTCCAAACGCCGCTGGAGCGCAATGCCCGCCAGCGGCCCCTCGGGGTAATCGACCTCGGGGGTGATGCCCACCACGATCGCACTGTTGGCGTTTGACTCATCCCGCGCATATTCGCTCATGCCGTTGGTCACCAGGCGGCCCGGTTCTGAGGCTGCCGCCACCACCTTGCCGCCGGGGCACATGCAAAAGCTGTAAACCGATCGCCCGTTTTCGCAGTGGTGCACCAGCTTGTAGTCAGCGGAGCCCAGGCGGGGGTGCCCGGCCTGGTCGCCCAACCGGCAGCGATCGATCAGCAACTGGGGGTGCTCAATGCGAAAGCCAATGGAAAAGGGCTTGGCCTCGATGTAAACCCCCCGCTCGTAGAGCATGTGAAAGGTGTCGCGGGCGCTATGGCCCACGGCCAACACCACGTGGTCGCTGGCTAGGTAGTCGCCATTGTCGAGCCGCACACCGCGCACCTGGCCCTGGTCGATGTCAATGTCGGCGACGCGGGTCTGAAAGCGAATCTCGCCGCCGAGAGACTCAATCATGGCGCGCATATTCTGCACGATTTTGACCAGGCGGTAGGTGCCGATGTGGGGCTTATTGATATAGAGAATTTCGGGAGAAGCACCGGCATTCACCAGCTCGGTGAGCACCTTGCGGCCGTAGTGGTGGGGGTCGCTGACCTGGCTGTAGAGCTTGCCATCGGAGAACGTGCCCGCGCCGCCTTCGCCAAACTGCGCGTTTGACTCAGGGTTGAGGGCCTTTTTGAGCCAAAAGCCGAAGGTGTCAACGCTGCGATCGCGCACCGACTTGCCCCGCTCGAGAATAATGGGCCGAAACCCCATCTGCGCCAGCATCAGCCCCGCAAACATGCCGCAGGGCCCCATGCCAATCACAATGGGGCGATTCTGAAATTCCTCGGGAGCTTGGGCCACCGGGCGATAGGTCAGATCGGGCGTCACGGTCACCGTGGCGTCTTTCTTAAACCGCTTGAGCAGGGCCTTTTCCTGCGGCGTCTCCACATCGACGATGTAGACCAGAGCAATGTTGCCCTTTTTGCGGGCGTCGTAGCTGCGTTTGAAGATGGTGAAGCTGGTCAAATCCGCCGCTGTCAGATGCAGCTTTTTAAGAATGGCCTCCTCAAGGGCGGCTTCGGGGTGATCGAGGGGCAGTTTAATTTGGCTGAGGCGTAGCATACGAAATAGTGGGGCAAAGTCCCAGTGAGGCGCAGAGGATCATCATGCCACATTGGTCTGGGGTCTTACCATTCTGGGCGATCGCCCGTCAGGAATCGCCGCCCTAACCACTGTAGCTGGGGATATCAGCTCAGCGATCGAGCCGATGTTAACCAAGGAGAGACCGAGAATGAAACTAAATCTAGCCGGGGCGCTGTTGGGCAGCCTGCCGATCTGTCTGCTGAGCGGCACGGCGGCCTTGGCCAACACAATGGACCTGAGCGTGCTGCCCCTGCTCAGTAGCCCACAGGCCCGCTGTCCTGAGGGGCTGACGGCCCATGAAACCCTCCGCCCCTACGCTGAGGGTAGCTTTTCGACCGAGGGTATGGTCAAGCTGCGCGACATTGCCACCGACATTAGACTGTCCCAGTCAGATCAGTTTAGCGCCACTTGGGTGGGCACCCTCAAGCCCGAATACCGCAATTGTCAAGCCTCGGGCGGCATGGTCAGCGTCGATGACGCCGCCTACGAGGGCAACTCCTACATCCGCATTCAGCTGATCAACGGTCAGGTCAAGGCCATTCTCGACATGACGGGGATGCGCGACCCCAACGGGTTTACCACGGTCATTCTGTTTAAGGGTCTGCGGGATGGCAATCCTCGCTGGACCTGGGGCGGCAGCGACTAGACACATTCATGCTTAATAACGGCCTCGGTAACGGTTATGAAGATTGCTTTGGGCGCAAAGCCTAGCAATTTTACAGCAGCCCACCTGAAGCCGAACCTAAAAGCATGGGAGCTATTTCGTCTCATCATCGCGATCGCCTTCGTGGGTCGCTTTTAACATGGCGCGAATCCGCTCAATGTGAATCTGAGAATCTTGCACCCGCTGCAAGATTGAAGAAGAGTTGCCCTGCTTCTGACCCATGGTGGCAATCAAGTTCTGACGCTCTTCAAACATCCGCAGAGCCACCCACAGCGTTTCTTCAATCTTGGCCGTTTGCTGGGCTAGCAGCACCGCCGAGGTAAACGCGTGGCCTGTATGACAGCGATACCTGAGAAGATCGCCTTCCGCCATTTGCCACAGCACCCCACCACAATCGGGACAGTTGAACGGCACCTGCTCGCCCAGCGCCTCGACCGAAGGCAAATCACTTAAAACGCGCTGGGCAATTTCCGCCTCGATCACGATGTCTTTGGGGGGCTGCTGGCGATCGGGCAGGTTTCGGCGCACCAGCTCCGACAGCAGCGTTCCCATGTCAGCGATGGGCAAGCAGTAGTCAACTCCCACATTGGTGATCACCGACTGGGGCATGTCTGGATAGGACGCATCCAGCGGATCTTGAGCGATGCAGACGCCGCCACATCGCTTGATCGCCATCATGCCGCTAGTGCCATCGTCCAGGTATCCGGTCAGAATAATACCAATGACGCGATTGCCGTAGGCCACTGCCGCGGAGCGAAATAAGGGGTCAATGGCCGGCCGGTAGCGGTTTTCGCGTGCTCCCTTGGTGACCAAAATTTTTTCTTCTACGAGCAAAATATGTTGATCGGGGGGTGCCAGATAGATGTGACCACTTTGGAAGGGTTGCTCGTCGTGGGCCTGTTCGCAGGTTAGCCCACCACTCTCACTCAGGGCTCTGACTAGCACGTCTCCCTTGATGTCTGCACTCATGTGGTTGACCACGAAGACAGCAGCCGGGAAATCTTTTGGCAGCTGCGCGGTCAGCTTCATTAAGGCATGCATGCCCCCAGCAGACGCGCCAACAGCAACAATCATTGGTGGTTGGGTTTGATTCATTTTCACCCTCGTGCTTGTGGGTTTAGCGCATCCGTCTGCTTACCAACTTAAATGGTTCAAGCCCAAGCAAGGGGAAAATCTACCGCAGGTTGCACTTAGCCCTTGAGTCTAGCTCCTAGAGTAGAAGGGCAGTTTATACCTTGGCCTTGACAACCTGTGGATATTTACATTCTCGATCTACTGGTTATAGGGTTGTTGCTGCTTACAGTAACTTTGGGTTCAGGCTGGATTGGCCGATTGCCCCTGTCTTACGCACTAATTTATCTAATTGTGGGGATTGGTTTAAGTCCCTACGGCGTTAACCTCGTGCAAACGCGACCCGACGCCGCCCTTTTAGAACGGCTGACCGAGTTTGTAGTGTTGATCTCTCTCTTTAGCTGCGGCTTGAAAATGAATCGGCCGCTAAAGACCTGGGCGTGGAATTCAACGATTCGGCTGATCGGCTTTTTGATGCCGATTTCGATCTTTGCGATCGCCGCCATCGGCCACTTTTTTCTCAAGCTGGAATGGGGCGTAGGCATATTGCTAGGGGGAATTTTGGCTCCCACCGACCCGGTCTTGGCCTCTGAGGTGCAGCTCACCAACCCCCAAGACCAGGACGAGCTGCGCTTTGGACTAACCTCCGAGGGCGGACTCAACGACGCGCTAGCCTTTCCCTTTGTCTATTTTGGGCTGCACTGGATAAAAGACGACAACTGGCAGAGCTGGTTTGGGCGCTGGGTAGCTGTCGATCTGCTGTGGGCGATCGCCGCCGGCCTGCTGGTTGGTATTGGGGTAGCTAAGGGGATCTGCTGGCTAGAGCGACATCTCGCCAAAAGAAATAGTGTCGATGAGGTAATGGAAGATTTTGTTGGCCTCAGCACCATCTTGCTCGCCTATTCAGTAGCCGAGCTAGTTCACGGCTACGGCTTTTTAGCCGTTTTTGTCGCTGGAGTGGCTATGTACCACCATCGCCTAAGCGATGAGCGATCGCTCTCCCGCCTCAAGTTTATGGAACGGCTCGAAAAGCTAACCGAAATTGGCACTATTTTGCTGCTGGGGTCGCTGCTGCGCGTTGAGCCCATGCTAAAGTTTGCGGTTCCGGGCCTCATCATAGCGGGCTTGCTGATCCTTGTGATTCGCCCCCTAGGAGCCTGGGTGAGCACCATTGGCTCTCCGGTTCACCCGGCCACGCGCTTGCTGTTTGGCTGGTTTGGCATTCGCGGCGTGGGCTCGCTGTACTATCTCACCTACTGTCTGGGTCAGGGTTTGCAGGACGAAGCCGGCGAGATGATTGCCTGGCTGACGATCATTACAGTCACCATTTCGGTAACGCTGCACGGCGTCACCTCGACTCCATTGATGCAGTGGTACGAGCATTACATTGGGGGCCGCAACGACATCGAGAAGGAGCTGCCCCAGTAATTACAGCGGCCAATATCGCCCCAGGCGTGCCGAGGCTGCCTAGGACAATCCTGTCATTTCTATCGCTGAGTGGCGCTTGGAGCAGCGACTAGGGCAGTTTTTGCAGATCTTGCTGAAGCTGCTCCGCCTGTTGCTCTACAACTTCAGCAGCTTCGTTGGCCTTCTCAATATTTTTTGTAGGAAGCGGGGTCTCGCTAGTCTCAGCGGGCTTGTTTTGATGAAACATCAGCATGCCTACTACCCCAAGCCCTACCAATAGCCCGACTAAAGAGAGTCCACGCATGGTTTTACCTGTCCCTAATAAGCCGTAGCCCTGAGCCAAAGTCACTGCCCCGATTCTGCCAAGGCAGCTTTGGGTTTAAGCGCAATGGTCATCGCTATACTATCGGCAGTTCAATACTCCTAAAGTACCCACGAGGCGACACGATTGAGGCAGAGCTAGCCCTGGGTTGGCGGTGTTGGGCTGCGATCGCGCCGCCATGCCTGTAAGATTTTGCCATGACGACCTTTGTAGCCCTCGATTTTGAAACCGCCGATCGCTACCGCGACAGCGCCTGCGCTATTGGCTTAGTTCGAGTTGAGCAGGGGCAGGTGGTAGATAAGGTTCACTACCTGATTCGGCCTCCGCGGCGGCTGTTTGAGTTCACCCACATCCATGGCATTACCTGGCGGCAGGTGGCCAATGAACCCGATTTTGCCGAGCTGTGGCCCGACATCGCGGCGATGTTGACAGGGGCCGACTTCTTTGTGGCCCACAATGCGTCCTTCGATCGCAGCGTGCTCTACGCCTGCTGCAAGGCCTACGGTATTTTGCCCCCGGTGCCCGACTTTGTCTGTACGGTCAAGCTGGCCCGCCAAGCTTGGAATCTTCGCCCCACCAAGCTGCCCAACGTGTGCGACTACCTGGGCATTCCCCTCAACCACCACGATGCACTGTCGGATGCGGAGGCTTGCGCGAAAATTGCGATGCTGATTCCGACCCAGTTTGTGGCCTCAGCGTCTGGAGCTAGCGCGGGCTAGCTCCAGACGCTGAGGCTAACCGACTTAGGAAGATTGGCTGTACGTAAGCGATCGCAGGGACGGACGCTTTAGTAAAGCAGTACGTCCCTGCTGCGAGTCCACCCAGCAAAACCGCCTATGCTATTTTCCCCCAGGAAATTTCTCTATATAGGCCTGCATCTGTAGGGCGATCTTCCCTTGCTGAACGTCCAAGCTTTGCAGCTGGAGCGTCATGCCGCTGAGGGTAAAATTGTGCAGGTCGAGCAAGTCTTTGGCGGCCGCCAGCAGGCTCTGAGTCAGAGGTTCTGAGGTGTTTTCTGGCTCAATTTGAACATCGTTCAGCACCACCTCGTGCCCCTGAGGCCCCATGGCTGGGGTAGCGCGAAAGGCCACCTGCTGCCGCTCGCCGGTTTCATCTAGCACGACGCTAGCAGCGATCGCCACCTGACCATTCCCCGGCAGAGAAAAGTCAATCTGCTCAGCGCTAAGCCGCACCGGACGGCCATCTAGGGTGACATCCAAAGACTTCAGTTTTTGCTGAATATAGTCAGAATTGCAGGCCCGCTCAATATCGACCTCGGTCAGCTCAACCGCAGCGCTGGCATTGGTGGGGCGAGTTAGCTCAATATTGCCAAAAGCCGCCTTGAGGGGGTCAATGGAGATACCATCGGTTTTGACCGAAAGCTGCTCGGTCCGCAGCTCGTTTTTGATCACTAGACCGCGCCCTTCAATATTGGCCGACTCTAGCTCTCCCTGCATCAGTGCGATCGGGTTGGTGCGTATTTCGGCATCTAGGTCGTCTGCGGCATCAAGTTGGGTAGACAGCCCCACCTCGAATGCTTTGCTCAGGGCCTGCTCACCCAAATCTGAATTGCCTTTAGCCATCTTCGTTGTCCTTCTATAGGGTTGAAGGCATAGTCTAGACGGCTTCTTAAATGTTTACGCTCTGCCAAGATGCGTGTTTTATGGCTAGCAATAGTCTGCTTAGGGAGGATAAATATTTTGCCTAAATCACCCCTTTAGAACTGGGAATTAGGTGCGCTCGGCGGGGGTCTACCTCGGTGGCCATGCGCATGGCCCGAGCAAAGGCCTTGAATGTGGCCTCAATAATATGGTGCGAGTTGATGCCATCAAGCTGGCGAATGTGCAGGGTCATTTGGCTGTGGTTGACCACCGCCACAAAAAACTCTCGCACCAGCTGGGTATCGTAGGTACCCACCCGCTGAGTTGGAATCTCCAGCCCATAGCTGAGGTGGGGCCGACCCGAGAAGTCCAGCGCTACCTGCACCAGCGATTCGTCGAGCGGCGCGACAAAGTGGCCAAAGCGGGTAATGCCCTTGCGATCGCCCAGAGCCTGGTGCAGCGCCATGCCTAAGGTAATGCCTACATCCTCATTGGTGTGGTGGTCGTCGATCTCAATATCGCCCGTAGCCCGCACCTCCAGATCAATCAGCCCGTGGGACGAAATCTGGTGCAGCATGTGGTCGAGAAAGGGGATGCCTGTCTTGGCCTCACACTGCCCAGTGCCATCCAAATTGAGGCTCACCTGCACGTCGGTTTCCCCGGTGGTGCGGCTCACGCTGGCGCTGCGGCTAGGGTAAGCCAGACCAGAAGCAGGAACGGAAATTGGACGGTCTTGGGTTTGCATTGCAGGTTGGTGACAGATAATGTCTCATTTTACCGAAGTCTGTATCTACTAACAGGCTCTAACTGTCGAGGACAGACAATGGCCATGTGCCTCGGCACTACTAGCTTTCTAGAGCTGCCAAAATTTGCTTACGGGTAATGTCACCTGTCACCTTAGCCGCACCTAAGCCGTTTGGCATGACAAAGCGAACCTGGCCATCCTCCACTTTCTTGTCGCCCTGCAGCAGCGAGAGAATGTCTTCGGAGGCCAGCTGGGCCGGAATCTGGGTGGGTAGCCCCGTTTTTTCAATCAGTTTCAGCTGTCGCGTTTCCTCAGCGGTGGTCCAGTAGTCGAGGGCGGTGGCGATCTTACCGACCGCCACCATGCCGATCGCTACCGCCTCCCCGTGGTTGACGCCGCGATAGTTCATCAAGCTTTCGACCGCATGGCCGATGGTGTGCCCGTAGTTCAGAATTGCCCGCAGCCCCGCCTCTTTTTCGTCTTGGGAGACCACATCGGCTTTGGCCTGGCACGATCGCGTCAGAATGGTGTGCAGCAGCTCATCCCCCAGATAGCGGTACTGGTCGAGGCGGGGGGTGGCCTCCAGCATTTCAAACAGGTCTCGATCCCAAATCACGCCGTACTTGATCACCTCTGCCATGCCTGCCCGAAATTCGCGCACGGGTAAGGTTTTCAGCACCGTAGGGTCGATCAGCACTAGGCGCGGCTGATGGAACGCCCCAATCAAGTTTTTGCCGCGGGGATGGTTGACGCCGGTTTTGCCCCCGATCGAGGCGTCTACCATGGCCAGCAGCGAGGTGGGCACCTGCACCACATTCACCCCCCGCAGCCAGGTGGCGGCGGCAAAACCCGTCATATCGCCCACCACACCGCCCCCCAGGGCGACCATTGCCGACTTACGCTCTAGGTGAAAGTCAAGGGCCGCGTCGTAGATTTTTTGTAGGGAGCTAGGGGTTTTGTAGCGTTCCCCAGCGGGCAGCAGACAGGTTTCAACTGCATAGCCCGCCTGGGTGAGAGAGGCTAGAGTGCGATCGCCGTACCGCTTAAAAATTGCCGGATTCGACACCAGCAATAGCTTTTGCCCCGGCTTCACCAGCGGTGAGCCGCCACCTCCCAGCCAGGTGCCCAAATGGTCTATACCCCCAGCGGCCACCACCACATCGTAGGGCTGACTTGGCAAGGGGACGGGGATGACGGACTTCATAGGGATGGTCAGGGGGAGGAGGTGCTTTAAAACTTTAGCGCCTGGGGGTTACGGGGTGAGGGAGTGACGGGGTAATGGATTGTCTCAATTACTCCCTCACTCCCCCACTGCCCCACGCTCCCCCCCGCCGTGGTTCAATATAGAGTCGTAACCGTTGTGGAGAAAGAAGTTATGGGTGGTGTAGTCGCCTATGTACTGTTTTTGTCGGTCATGGTAGGTACAGCTATTGGACTGTACCTTGGTCTCCGGCTCGTGAAGCTGATTTAGCGCTCAACGTTAGGTACGCCATGGCCTGAATGCAGCCTAATAGCAGCCATCCCAAAATATTGATGCGGCCGTCGTAAAAGGCTAGGTCAAAGATGGCAAAGGCTGCAGTACCGCCAAAACCGGTAAGGTAGCCCGCCAAAAGGGCCATGGCATCGGGGGATAGCGGAACCGCAACCAGAGTAAAGGTACCGCGCCCCAAGACCCATCCCACTATTCCCGTAAACCCTAAAGTAACTGGAATGCCGGCCTCGGCGGCGAGCATCAGCCACAGGTTGTGGGCGTGGGGCAAGAAGTCGCCGGCCACCGGAAAGTCGGCCGGGTCGTAGAGCTGCTTAAACGTACCCAGGCCCGTGCCAAACCAGGGGTGATGCGGAATCATGTCGAGGGCTAAGCCCCAGACGCTAAAGCGGAGCGAAACGGTGGCAAAAGCCTCAGGCAGGCTGCGCCCACCCACGCCCCAGATCAAGGCGCTGGCGGTGAGTAGAGCGATCGCCCCTAGCCCTGCCCAAAAAATATAGCGGTAGGGCCGTAGCAAGCCGCCAAACAGCAGCAGCTGAATGCCCGCGATCAGTAACCCGTTGCGAGAGCCCGAGCAGTAAATGCCCACCAGCACCAAGGCGGTAGCAGCGCAAATCCAAACGCTTTTAGCTCTCAGCTCAGGGCGATTGAGGTAGTAGGCACAGAGCCCTAGTCCCAGACCAAACACAATCACCATATAGTTGGCCAAGGCGTTGGGGTGGCCAAACATCGCGCTGGCGCGATGGCCGTAGTTGGTTTGCTGATAGAGCCAGGCCAGGCCAGGATGGCTTCCCCAGCGCACCAGACCGCCGGGCGATCGCAGGTAAAACTCCGCGATCGCCGTCAGATTAACCGGTACAGTCGCTACCAGCAGCGCCACGGCCCAGTTGTGCAGCGTCGCCCAGGGCTGGCGAAACTGGGGCACAGCGATGGCGATCGCCCCGTAGAGCACGAAGAATGGCACAAAATTTAGCGCCTGCAGGGCCGACTCTCCTGGCGCCTGGGAAAGCGCCACGCTGACCCCAAGCCCTAGAGCCAACCAGAGCCAGCCCTGGGTGTAGAGCAATCGCCCAATCGCCCGCCAGCTTTGGTACAGGCTCACCAGCAAAAACCAGACTAACCCCGCGATCGCTCCATAGACGATGTAGGGCAACGCTACCAAACTGGCTAAAACCAACCGCGCCGAGGCTGGGCTACCAACCCCAAACCCTTTCACCCTAGTAGGCTCCATCGCCAATCACAACCACCCACACTGTTCTCAGCAAAATATAGATGTCTAGCCAGACCGACCAGTTTCTCACGTAGTAGGCATCCAGGTTGACCCGCTCGTCGTAGGACACATTGTTGCGCCCTGACACCTGCCACAGCCCCGTTAGGCCCGGCAGCACTTTAGTGTAGAGGCTGTACTTGTCGGCGTAGCGAACGATCTCCTCCTTAACAATAGGTCGCGGCCCCACTAGGCTCATCTCTCCTCGCAGCACATTCCACAGCTGGGGCAACTCATCTAGACTGGTGCGACGCAGAAAACGACCCACGCGGGTAATGCGTGGGTCGTAGCGCAGCTTATGGTCGCGCTCCCACTGCTCCCGCAGAAGCGGGTTTTCGGTCAGGTAGCGCTCCAATACCAGCCCAGCATTGGGCACCATGGAGCGAAATTTCCAGGCGACAAAAGTCGTGTTGTTTTGCCCCAAACGGGGCTGACCATAAAACACTGGCCCCGGCGAATCGAGCTTAACTAGAACCGCAATCACCACCAGTATCGGCAGCAGGCAAAGCCCTATCACCAGGGTCAGCACCAAATCTAGAAGGGTTTTGAGCAGACGGGGCCCCGGTAGCAGCAGCTGCTGCCGAATTTCTAGACCCAAAATACCGCCCAAGTCTTTAGAACTAACCCACAGGCTGGCAACCCCAAATAGGTCAGGAATCATCAACAGGTGCGGGAAGGTGCGGCCATACAGCTCCAGCACCCGCAGCAGCTTTTCTCGCTGCATTCCAGGCATCGCCACAATAGCGTAGTGTATATCGTGACGAAGGGCCAAATGCGGTGCGGCCGACAGCGGCCCAACAATGGGCACCTCACACAAACTGCCCTCATGCACCCGACTGTCATCCAGAACGGCTACAGGCTTCAGGCCAAAAGCGGGCTGATTCTTTAAGGTTTGAATCACTAGCTCGCCAGTACGCCCACCACCCAAGATCAGAACTTGATACCCCCACCAGGGGTAGCGAGCAAATAAATGCTTTACCAGCAAACGCCCGGTCAGCACTGTTAGCAACGACAGCAGCCAAGCCAGCAAAAACACCCCGCGCGAGTAAGTCTCGCCTTCACGGGTTAAAAAGAGCCCCGCCCCCAGCACTAGATAAGTAAAGGTGGTGGATAGACAAATACGCCGCAGCTCGTCGACGGGGCTCAAGCCCACCGCTGGGTAGAGCCCAGCCACAGCGTAGGCCAGCAAAAACACGCCCAAAATTGGCCATAGCTGCCCGTAAAGACCGGGCGAATACTGCCCGTCGAAAGCCAGCCGCAAATAAACCCCAGCGCCGCCAGCCAGGGCCAGAGCTAGTAAATCGGACAGACTGAGGAGGGCAACCATCGGCAAGGAGCGGGTTGACATCCTCAAGGACAACATTACTGGATGAACCGTGCGCTCAAGAGGAAACATAAATTTCCCCAACACTCCTGAAACACCGACACTACTCTAATTCATTGCCCTGCCGAAATTTCAGCCATTTATCTGCCATATAGGTGGTTAATTCCTGGCGAAATCTTGACTCGGAAAAAGTTTCGGCATGGTGGCGAATGGCTTCAGCTTCAAACTCGACTCCGTGTTGGGCAAAATGCTGCACGGCCTGCACTAGGTGATCCACCGTTTGCTGGCTAAACAGTAGCCCAGTTTTCCCCGGCTGGACGGTTTCGACACAGCCGCCCTGACCGTAGGCAATCACGGGTGCCCCCGCCGCTTGGGCTTCGACTACGGTGATGCCAAAGTCTTCTTCCGCCGGAAAAATAAACCCTCGACAACGCGCCATATGATCTGACACCACCGCGTCCGCAGGGTTCCGCAAAAAGGTGATATTCGGTTTGGCCGATCGCTGTAGCTCGGCCAGAGCTGGCCCGTCGCCAATCACCACCAGGGGCAACCCGAGGCGGTTAAACGCCTCCACGGTGAGATCGACTCGCTTGTAGGGCACGCAGCGCGACACCGTGAGATAAAAGTCATCGCGGGGCTGCTGCCAGCAGAAGCGATCGACTGCCACCGGCGGGTAGATCACGGTGGCGGGGCGGCGGTAGGTTTTCCAAATGCGGCGAGCTACGTAGCGGGAGTTAGCCACAAAGCAGTCGACTCGGTGGGCAGCGGCGAGATCCCACAGGCGCAGGTAATGCAAAATCAAGCGGGTGAGGGCGCTTTTGGCACCTCGGGTGAGCCCCGCCTGCTGGAGGTACTGGTGCTGCAAATCCCACGCGTAGCGAACGGGTGTGTGTACATAGCTGACGTGGAGCTGGTGGGGACGAGTGAGCACTCCCTTGGCCACGGCGTGGTTACTGGAGAGCACTAGGTCATAGTCTGAGAGGTCAAACTGCTCCACCGCCAAGGGCATCAGCGGCAGATATTGACGAAAGTGCCGCCGCGCCCCGGGTAGGTTTTGCAGAAAGGAGGTCTCAACCCGAGTCCCTGGTGGGATTAGAGATACCGCCTCGGGTTCTAAGAACTGCACCAAGCTAAAGACATCCGCCCGAGGGCACACCGCCAACATTTGCTCGACGACTTTTTCTGATCCCGCCCAGCTGACGAGCCACTCGTGCACGATCGCGACGGTGGCAGGTAAAGATTCAGAAGTCATTTAACCTGGGGGTAAGGGAAGCAGTCGAAAGGTTGCTTGGGGGCGATCGCAGCGCTCTATCAGCCATGGCCGATGCACTAACAGTTCCATGGTTCCAGGCTGAGTTGGGTGGCGGCTCTGCGCTCCAATCTTATCAGCGCACTTCTCTCTGGGATGGGTTACTCAATTAAATTGCGGTAAGGAGTGATGGGGCA is a genomic window containing:
- a CDS encoding O-antigen ligase, producing the protein MEPTRVKGFGVGSPASARLVLASLVALPYIVYGAIAGLVWFLLVSLYQSWRAIGRLLYTQGWLWLALGLGVSVALSQAPGESALQALNFVPFFVLYGAIAIAVPQFRQPWATLHNWAVALLVATVPVNLTAIAEFYLRSPGGLVRWGSHPGLAWLYQQTNYGHRASAMFGHPNALANYMVIVFGLGLGLCAYYLNRPELRAKSVWICAATALVLVGIYCSGSRNGLLIAGIQLLLFGGLLRPYRYIFWAGLGAIALLTASALIWGVGGRSLPEAFATVSLRFSVWGLALDMIPHHPWFGTGLGTFKQLYDPADFPVAGDFLPHAHNLWLMLAAEAGIPVTLGFTGIVGWVLGRGTFTLVAVPLSPDAMALLAGYLTGFGGTAAFAIFDLAFYDGRINILGWLLLGCIQAMAYLTLSAKSASRAGDQGTVQ
- the wbaP gene encoding undecaprenyl-phosphate galactose phosphotransferase WbaP produces the protein MSTRSLPMVALLSLSDLLALALAGGAGVYLRLAFDGQYSPGLYGQLWPILGVFLLAYAVAGLYPAVGLSPVDELRRICLSTTFTYLVLGAGLFLTREGETYSRGVFLLAWLLSLLTVLTGRLLVKHLFARYPWWGYQVLILGGGRTGELVIQTLKNQPAFGLKPVAVLDDSRVHEGSLCEVPIVGPLSAAPHLALRHDIHYAIVAMPGMQREKLLRVLELYGRTFPHLLMIPDLFGVASLWVSSKDLGGILGLEIRQQLLLPGPRLLKTLLDLVLTLVIGLCLLPILVVIAVLVKLDSPGPVFYGQPRLGQNNTTFVAWKFRSMVPNAGLVLERYLTENPLLREQWERDHKLRYDPRITRVGRFLRRTSLDELPQLWNVLRGEMSLVGPRPIVKEEIVRYADKYSLYTKVLPGLTGLWQVSGRNNVSYDERVNLDAYYVRNWSVWLDIYILLRTVWVVVIGDGAY
- a CDS encoding glycosyltransferase family 4 protein; its protein translation is MTSESLPATVAIVHEWLVSWAGSEKVVEQMLAVCPRADVFSLVQFLEPEAVSLIPPGTRVETSFLQNLPGARRHFRQYLPLMPLAVEQFDLSDYDLVLSSNHAVAKGVLTRPHQLHVSYVHTPVRYAWDLQHQYLQQAGLTRGAKSALTRLILHYLRLWDLAAAHRVDCFVANSRYVARRIWKTYRRPATVIYPPVAVDRFCWQQPRDDFYLTVSRCVPYKRVDLTVEAFNRLGLPLVVIGDGPALAELQRSAKPNITFLRNPADAVVSDHMARCRGFIFPAEEDFGITVVEAQAAGAPVIAYGQGGCVETVQPGKTGLLFSQQTVDHLVQAVQHFAQHGVEFEAEAIRHHAETFSESRFRQELTTYMADKWLKFRQGNELE